GATTTCTCTCTCCTAATATATCTCCATTTTTCAATCCATATTCTATTTTCACCCTTCCTATATCACTTGgaaacatttttattaaaaaaaaaaaaacatattttcaaacacATTGACAAGTATACTAAATTTACTGTTAAAGAAGCAGGAAGCAAACGAATTGTCAACTTCAACACGATTTTCTAGACACCcatattgtttattgtttatgcacATTTTGGCTTCAGCTCCTACTCTCACAGGCTATAAAGCGCAGTGGGCGCACTGCGCACCACTCCCCACCTTAATCAAAAAGATCACACCACTGCTTCAGCTGCCTCACACTCGCACTCAAACACACGCACAGAGACACTCTCTGTTTCTGTCTCTGTGCGACTTTAATTCCAAGTTCAAACCTCAATTTGGGCTCAAAATTCTGACCCGGGTCGCGCCACGTTGGATGAGTTCGGGCCCGAGGCAATGGATCCGCCACTGATCAATGAGTCTTCGTTTTCAGCGGCTAACCCGTCCGCGTACAGCTTGGCGGAGATTTGGCCGTTGAGTGCGGAGCCGGGTAGCGGGGGGCTGGGACTACGGATGGGTAGCTTGCGTCCGAACCTGGGTGGGGTCGGCGAGAGCTCCGCAAATCGTGACGGGTCGGCCGAGGAATCGACGGTGACGGAGCAGAGTGGCGGTGAtgggaagaagaggaaagaagTGAGCTCCGAGGACGAGTCCTCGAAGATGGTTTCCACTAGTAGTGCGAATGACTTGGTTGGTCTCTTGCTTTGAGTGTTCGGTTTGATTTTCTTGGTTGAGTTCTCTGTTTGGTTTCCGGTAAAATGGAGGAAACTGAAAGTAATTAAGACACAGAAACACTGAGTTTTGAGTCTTacgttttattttgttttggtttggatAAATGAAAAGCTTGATGGAAGGTTTATGCTTGATTGAGTGAGTGggtgtctttttcttttctggggTCCAAAGTAATGAAACAAGAGTCTAAATTTTtggtttctctcttttctctgtTTGGTGTCTGAGAACTGAAAGgaaaaggagagaaaagaaagtttttaacttttatgcTCTGCATTCTTTTTATTCATCCAGAGATTAAAGAACAAAAGACTactaggagagagagagagagagagagagagagagaagaaagttATGCTGAATGGTTCTTGTCTCAGGCTACGGTTGAGCCCGAATGGAAACATTTGGATTTGAATGGTTTCCTTTGACCACATTTTCTTGGCATTTAACTGGGTCTTTGGGttatatgtgtgtgattgagATTTTTTGTACTTCGTAAAACTCGATCTTGCAGGAATTTCTtgtgttcttcttctttttcaagctGAGAATTGAGGTTGTGATTATCCAACCAGAGGTGTAGTTTGAATTGATAGAATTGAGTGTTATATGTGACTGGGCATGAAATGTTGCAATTTGTGAAACTAATTTAGCTTGTTAATTTGCCTAGTTTTAGTGCTTGTTTTTCAAACTCTAGTTTGACGGTTTTTATTCATTTGAGAACAGAACGAATCAAATGGTAAACGGATGAAACTTGCTGGATCCCGAAATGAAAATGGTGGTTCAAAAGCTGAAGTGGAAGCTAGTTCAGCGGCTGGTGACAAGCCAGCTGAAGAAAACACTATACATTCAGAGCCACCTAAGCAGGACTATATTCATGTGAGAGCGAGAAGGGGCCAAGCTACTGATAGCCATAGTCTGGCAGAGAGAGTAATTCCCTGCAGTCTCCTTGAGCTTGCTATTTCCATTCATTGGCTAATTCCCGAAAATAATGAACTAAA
This genomic interval from Corylus avellana chromosome ca3, CavTom2PMs-1.0 contains the following:
- the LOC132175693 gene encoding transcription factor bHLH79, which produces MDPPLINESSFSAANPSAYSLAEIWPLSAEPGSGGLGLRMGSLRPNLGGVGESSANRDGSAEESTVTEQSGGDGKKRKEVSSEDESSKMVSTSSANDLNESNGKRMKLAGSRNENGGSKAEVEASSAAGDKPAEENTIHSEPPKQDYIHVRARRGQATDSHSLAERARREKISERMKILQDLVPGCNKVIGKALVLDEIINYIQSLQRQVEFLSMKLEAVNSRMSLNPTIEGFPSKDLDSQTFDASGMIFGSQPTREYAQSSQPEWLHMQVGGSFERAI